The following DNA comes from Candidatus Methylacidiphilum fumarolicum.
AAAAGCGCTGACAATCCTCTAGTCGATCTCTACTTAAGAGCTTTTCATGCTGTGGCCTATCTGCTTGGGCGAGTGGGCAACATAGAGGAAAGCTTAAAAATGCTCCAACTATTAACCAGGATTGATGTAAAAAGTCAAATAGGTGCTAGTAGGCTAGCGTCTATCCTCAAAGGAGAGGACAATCAGTGAAAGATCTTTCGAAAGAATGTTTAGATTGGGAAGGGAAGCCGGTTGACTGCACCCAATGCCCTCATAAGGAATTAAAATCTAAGGGCAAATGTAAGAAGGGGGAAGCATGTATTCAGGATAGGTATGCGAAAAGAATTGAACGCTTCTTCGAAAGAAATCCCACCCTGGCTACTAGTTATTTAATGCATCCCTATTTTGAAATTCGGGCAATTGCTCTGAGGCATGTCGATGGTCATCATCAAATCCGGATGTCGATGGATCCCGACGATACTGTCAGAATGAGCGCTGCCTACTATGTGCCCAAAAAGTTTCTCCTCCGATTGCGTTTTGATAAGAGCCGGGATGTGCGGATTAGGGCGGCTGGATTATTGGAGGGGATGGATCTTGTCCCGATGCTGATTGATCCTGATTATTATGTCAGGCAGATAGTTGCTAGAAAAATTCCGGTCGAATGGTTGATTTTTATGGTTTCAGATCCTGAAGCTGCCGTACGGATTGAGGTTGCCAAGAGAATAGGGGAAGAGGGATTGAACATCCTTGCCAATGATTTGAACGAAGAAGTCAGGCTAACCGTTGTCTCTAGACTAGACTCGAATGAATTGATACGGTTTATCAATGATCCTAGCTGGAAAGTAAGATTTGAAGTGGTGCGGAGAATTCATCCTGGTTCTTTACAAATCTTTTGTCAAGACCAGGATTCCTTTGTGAGAGAATTTGCTAAGCTTCGAATGGAAGAGCTCTATGGACAAACACAAAATAATCAGTTGAAAAAAGGATGGGGAAAAAAGAAAGACGATGAAGGAGAAGGACATCAATGAGCTTGATGGCCCGCCTGTATTTGAGTTTGGCCAAAAGGTTAGAAGTAGAAAAAATATTCGCAATGATGGAACATTTCCTGGAAAAGAGATAGGAGAAATTTTGGTTAAAAAAGGGGAAATTGGTTATGTCAGCAGTATCGGGACATTTCTTCAAAAATACTATATCTATGGGGTTGATTTTATTGAAAGAGGCTATCTGGTTGGAATGAAAGCCGAAGAATTAGAAAGAGTCGATGAAGACGGTAACAAAGAGGGATAGGGTCTATTTAGATTACAATGCCACTACCCCGCTTGTAGAGGAAGTATATGAGGCGATGCTTCCCTGGCTAAGAGAAAAATTCGGTAATCCTTCAAGCAGTCATCGAGAAGGCAAGGAAGCCAAAGAGGCTCTGTTTGATTGCCGAAAGAAAATTGCACAGTTTCTTGGAACAAGGACTGAAGAAATCATTTTTACAAGCGGGTGTACAGAAAGCATTGGATTGGCCTTAAGAGGTGCTTTGTTGGCAGCAGCGCACAAAAATAAAATTGTAATTTCCGCTGTTGAACATCCGGCCGTTTTCAGTCTTATGAAGCTCTTAGAAAAAGAAGGTGTCCAGTTTACTATCCTGCCTGTTGAAAGAGATGGCTCGCTTAATCTTGAACAACTGGAAAAATCGCTGGATAGCTCTGTTGGGATTCTTAGCCTGCTGTGGGCTAATAATGAAACAGGGGTTCTTTTTCCTATTGAACAGATCAGCCGGATAGCCAAAGCCAAAGGGATACTTTTTCATGTGGATGGTGCTCAGGTCGTGGGTAAAATAAAGATCCATCTAGCAGAGCTTGGAGTAGATTTGTTTTCATTTTCTGCCCATAAATGCTATGGGCCGAAGGGCATTGGGGGGCTTTATGTAAGAAAGGGAGTTTCTCTTGCTCCTTTGATTCCTGGACATCAGGAAAGAAATAGGAGAGGAGGAACGGAAAATGTTGCTGGTATTGTGGGGATGGCGAAAGCCTGTGAACTTGCAGAATCAAAGATAATGCGGGAGAGTGGTCGGATCCAAAAATTACGTGACTGGATGGAACAAAAAATTGAACAGGAATTGCCTGGGATTGTTATTGTGGCAAAAAATAAA
Coding sequences within:
- a CDS encoding 4Fe4S-binding leucine-rich repeat protein — protein: MKDLSKECLDWEGKPVDCTQCPHKELKSKGKCKKGEACIQDRYAKRIERFFERNPTLATSYLMHPYFEIRAIALRHVDGHHQIRMSMDPDDTVRMSAAYYVPKKFLLRLRFDKSRDVRIRAAGLLEGMDLVPMLIDPDYYVRQIVARKIPVEWLIFMVSDPEAAVRIEVAKRIGEEGLNILANDLNEEVRLTVVSRLDSNELIRFINDPSWKVRFEVVRRIHPGSLQIFCQDQDSFVREFAKLRMEELYGQTQNNQLKKGWGKKKDDEGEGHQ
- a CDS encoding nitrogen fixation protein NifZ; protein product: MKEKDINELDGPPVFEFGQKVRSRKNIRNDGTFPGKEIGEILVKKGEIGYVSSIGTFLQKYYIYGVDFIERGYLVGMKAEELERVDEDGNKEG
- a CDS encoding cysteine desulfurase family protein, with the translated sequence MKTVTKRDRVYLDYNATTPLVEEVYEAMLPWLREKFGNPSSSHREGKEAKEALFDCRKKIAQFLGTRTEEIIFTSGCTESIGLALRGALLAAAHKNKIVISAVEHPAVFSLMKLLEKEGVQFTILPVERDGSLNLEQLEKSLDSSVGILSLLWANNETGVLFPIEQISRIAKAKGILFHVDGAQVVGKIKIHLAELGVDLFSFSAHKCYGPKGIGGLYVRKGVSLAPLIPGHQERNRRGGTENVAGIVGMAKACELAESKIMRESGRIQKLRDWMEQKIEQELPGIVIVAKNKSRIWNTSNIIFSGTDSEELLNYLDQKGIAVSTGSACMSGSQEPSHVLLAMGFDRKEASSALRISLGFETTQEEIEIFLQALFSFFRVEAFCNAVK